One part of the Lapillicoccus jejuensis genome encodes these proteins:
- a CDS encoding S41 family peptidase, with product MPHRSPALTPAALPAGLLAGLLALTACTAAPAPPPPSPTGTTATTPTAYAVAATALVAQSLTAEDNVASLREIALEKARSRTSVAATYDPIRAMLVGVGQAQADLAPPGSAAAVPPSPGRPSASTTDGVTVLTLPGFADLTALVGTGPPSPAEASYARAGAAAVANAARTTTCGWVVDVRGNASEDLGALLGAVAPLLPAGTVLQRVDREGHRDEVTLDDDAVRAGGRLLVPLDPVGRHDDQPVTVLLDRGTAVAGEGVVLAFRGRSGAQSLGAASYGDAVDATVHRLADGATLRVVRWRLADRDGAVATGPVRPDVAVTGDALGSARSDVAARCGG from the coding sequence GTGCCCCACCGGTCGCCCGCGCTGACGCCCGCGGCCCTGCCTGCGGGCCTGCTCGCGGGCCTGCTCGCCCTCACCGCCTGCACGGCGGCCCCCGCCCCCCCGCCGCCGTCACCGACCGGGACGACGGCGACGACCCCGACCGCGTACGCCGTCGCGGCGACCGCGCTCGTCGCCCAGAGCCTCACGGCGGAGGACAACGTCGCCTCGCTGCGCGAGATCGCGCTGGAGAAGGCGCGCTCGCGCACGAGCGTCGCGGCGACGTACGACCCGATCCGCGCCATGCTCGTCGGCGTCGGCCAGGCCCAGGCCGATCTCGCGCCCCCGGGCAGCGCGGCGGCGGTGCCGCCCTCCCCCGGCCGGCCGTCGGCGTCCACGACCGACGGGGTCACGGTGCTCACGCTGCCCGGCTTCGCCGACCTCACCGCGCTGGTCGGGACCGGGCCGCCGTCGCCGGCCGAGGCGTCGTACGCCCGGGCGGGCGCGGCGGCGGTCGCCAACGCCGCCCGGACGACGACCTGCGGCTGGGTCGTCGACGTCCGCGGCAACGCGAGCGAGGACCTCGGGGCCCTGCTCGGCGCGGTCGCCCCGTTGCTGCCGGCGGGGACGGTGCTGCAGCGGGTCGACCGCGAGGGCCACCGCGACGAGGTCACCCTCGACGACGACGCCGTGCGGGCCGGGGGCCGGCTGCTCGTGCCGCTCGACCCGGTCGGGCGGCACGACGACCAGCCCGTCACCGTCCTGCTCGACCGCGGCACCGCGGTCGCCGGCGAGGGGGTGGTGCTCGCCTTCCGGGGCCGCTCGGGCGCGCAAAGCCTGGGGGCGGCGTCGTACGGCGACGCGGTGGACGCGACGGTGCACCGGCTCGCCGACGGCGCGACGCTGCGCGTCGTGCGCTGGCGGCTGGCCGACCGCGACGGCGCCGTCGCGACCGGGCCGGTGCGCCCCGACGTCGCCGTCACCGGGGACGCGCTGGGGTCCGCGCGCTCCGACGTCGCTGCGCGCTGCGGGGGCTGA
- a CDS encoding amino acid ABC transporter ATP-binding protein, whose protein sequence is MSEQALVHAVNVHKAFHGTDVLKGIDLDVHKGQVVCLLGPSGSGKTTFLRCVNQLETIDGGRIWVDGDLLGLEDRDGALHRLGDKAIARQRSEIGMVFQRFNLFPHMTALENVMEAPVQVRGEKKKAVKERALGLLERVGLADKAASYPAQLSGGQQQRVAIARALAMQPKLMLFDEPTSALDPELVGEVLAVMRELAGQGMTMLVVTHEMAFARDVADTVVFMDGGVVVEQGDPHDVIGNPQHERTKAFLRRMHTG, encoded by the coding sequence ATGAGCGAGCAGGCCCTCGTCCACGCCGTCAACGTCCACAAGGCGTTCCACGGCACCGACGTCCTCAAGGGCATCGACCTCGACGTCCACAAGGGTCAGGTCGTCTGCCTGCTCGGCCCGTCGGGGTCGGGCAAGACGACGTTCCTGCGCTGCGTCAACCAGCTCGAGACGATCGACGGCGGCCGGATCTGGGTCGACGGCGACCTGCTCGGTCTCGAGGACCGCGACGGCGCGCTGCACCGGCTGGGGGACAAGGCGATCGCCCGGCAGCGCTCGGAGATCGGCATGGTCTTCCAGCGCTTCAACCTCTTCCCGCACATGACGGCGCTCGAGAACGTCATGGAGGCGCCGGTGCAGGTGCGCGGCGAGAAGAAGAAGGCCGTCAAGGAGCGCGCCCTCGGGCTGCTCGAGCGCGTGGGCCTCGCCGACAAGGCGGCGTCGTACCCGGCGCAGCTGTCCGGCGGGCAGCAGCAGCGCGTCGCCATCGCCCGGGCGCTCGCGATGCAGCCCAAGCTCATGCTCTTCGACGAGCCGACGTCGGCGCTCGACCCCGAGCTCGTCGGCGAGGTCCTCGCCGTCATGCGCGAGCTCGCCGGCCAGGGCATGACGATGCTCGTCGTCACCCACGAGATGGCCTTCGCGCGCGACGTCGCCGACACGGTCGTCTTCATGGACGGCGGCGTCGTCGTCGAGCAGGGCGACCCGCACGACGTCATCGGCAACCCCCAGCACGAGCGCACCAAGGCCTTCCTGCGCCGCATGCACACCGGCTGA
- the paaI gene encoding hydroxyphenylacetyl-CoA thioesterase PaaI, with protein sequence MTDASQEASSQDDTGLAHARRMWADDRASAGLGMELVELTTDRAVVRMTVDERMVNGHGIVHGGFVFTLADSAFALACNSRGALTVAAGGDVTFVSSAHEGDVLLAEAVVRASYGRSGLTDVRVTREGDGALVAELRGRSRSLPPR encoded by the coding sequence GTGACCGACGCATCGCAGGAAGCGTCCTCCCAGGACGACACCGGCTTGGCCCACGCCCGCCGGATGTGGGCCGACGACCGCGCGTCGGCCGGTCTCGGCATGGAGCTCGTCGAGCTGACGACCGACCGGGCCGTCGTCCGGATGACCGTCGACGAGCGGATGGTCAACGGTCACGGCATCGTGCACGGCGGCTTCGTCTTCACCCTGGCCGACTCCGCGTTCGCACTGGCCTGCAACAGCCGCGGCGCCCTCACCGTCGCCGCCGGCGGCGACGTCACCTTCGTCAGCAGCGCGCACGAGGGCGACGTCCTGCTCGCCGAGGCGGTGGTGCGGGCGTCGTACGGGCGCAGCGGTCTCACCGACGTGCGGGTGACCCGCGAGGGCGACGGCGCGCTCGTCGCCGAGCTGCGCGGCCGCTCCCGCAGCCTGCCGCCGCGCTGA
- a CDS encoding ABC transporter substrate-binding protein, translated as MSRRPLSVAVALAATLGLAACGSNSLDTGSGSGGGGAATTGSGPTTTAAVDSALAAKLPASIKSAGVIKVGTDATYAPNEFLGGDGKTVQGMDVDLFDAVAARFGVKVEWQPASFDSIILGVTGGKYDMGISSFSITDERKKQVNMVSYYTAGTQWVTQTGNPKKVNADDACGLTIGVQKATTQQDDLTARSKKCTDAGKPAINLVVQEGQDQVTADLVGGKTVAMAADSPVALYAVKQTSGALEALGEAYDSAPYGWVVPKDQTDFAQALVDALKAADSDGSYKAALSKWGVEKGAITDFAVNP; from the coding sequence ATGTCCCGTCGTCCCCTGTCCGTCGCCGTCGCGCTCGCCGCGACCCTCGGCCTCGCCGCCTGCGGGTCCAACTCGCTCGACACCGGGTCGGGCTCCGGGGGTGGTGGGGCCGCGACCACCGGGTCCGGTCCGACCACGACCGCCGCCGTCGACTCGGCCCTCGCGGCCAAGCTGCCCGCCTCGATCAAGTCCGCCGGCGTCATCAAGGTGGGCACCGACGCGACGTACGCGCCCAACGAGTTCCTCGGTGGTGACGGCAAGACCGTGCAGGGGATGGACGTCGACCTCTTCGACGCGGTGGCCGCCCGCTTCGGGGTCAAGGTCGAGTGGCAGCCCGCCTCGTTCGACTCGATCATCCTCGGCGTCACCGGGGGCAAGTACGACATGGGCATCTCGAGCTTCTCCATCACGGACGAGCGCAAGAAGCAGGTCAACATGGTCAGCTACTACACGGCAGGGACGCAGTGGGTGACGCAGACCGGGAACCCCAAGAAGGTCAACGCGGACGATGCCTGCGGGCTGACCATCGGCGTGCAGAAGGCGACGACGCAGCAGGACGACCTCACCGCGCGCAGCAAGAAGTGCACCGACGCGGGTAAGCCGGCGATCAACCTCGTCGTCCAGGAGGGCCAGGACCAGGTCACCGCCGACCTCGTCGGCGGCAAGACGGTGGCCATGGCGGCCGACTCGCCGGTGGCGCTCTACGCGGTCAAGCAGACCTCCGGCGCGCTCGAGGCGCTCGGCGAGGCCTACGACTCGGCGCCGTACGGCTGGGTCGTCCCCAAGGACCAGACCGACTTCGCCCAAGCCCTCGTCGACGCGCTCAAGGCGGCCGACTCGGACGGCTCCTACAAGGCGGCGCTGAGCAAGTGGGGTGTCGAGAAGGGCGCCATCACCGACTTCGCCGTCAACCCGTGA
- the paaK gene encoding phenylacetate--CoA ligase PaaK, producing MTTTSPTTASPSWRDGLELSLDELRARQLARLQDSVRRAWEHVPHYRRALDAAGVHPDEIRDLADLARLPFTSKDDLRANYPFGMFAVPREQVVRVHASSGTTGKPTVVGYTQDDLGTWADVMARSIHAAGGRPGDVVHVAYGYGLFTGGLGAHYGAERLGCTVVPVSGGMTERQVQLIVDFQPRVIMVTPSYFLSILDEMERQGVDPKGTSLRVGIFGAEPWTESMRREVEERTAMDAVDIYGLSEVMGPGVAQEAAATKDGLHVWEDHFYPEVVDPLTGEVLPDGERGEIVFTSLTKQAMPVLRYRTRDLTRLLPGTAYPAFRRMEKVTGRTDDLMIVRGVNVFPTQVEELVLAEEGLAPYFQCVLTRPGRLDELTVLVETLEPVGDDARAAVAGRLSGRVKERIGTSVTVEVRDPGGIERSVGKARRIVDQRPRG from the coding sequence ATGACGACGACGTCACCCACCACCGCGTCCCCCTCCTGGCGGGACGGGCTCGAGCTGTCGCTCGACGAGCTGCGGGCGCGGCAGCTGGCGCGGCTGCAGGACTCCGTACGGCGGGCCTGGGAGCACGTGCCGCACTACCGTCGCGCCCTCGACGCGGCCGGGGTGCACCCGGACGAGATCCGGGATCTGGCCGACCTCGCGCGGCTGCCGTTCACGAGCAAGGACGACCTGCGGGCGAACTACCCGTTCGGGATGTTCGCCGTGCCGCGCGAGCAGGTCGTGCGGGTGCACGCGAGCAGCGGGACGACCGGCAAGCCGACCGTCGTCGGCTACACGCAGGACGACCTCGGCACCTGGGCCGACGTCATGGCCCGCTCGATCCACGCCGCGGGTGGGCGGCCGGGCGACGTCGTCCACGTCGCGTATGGCTACGGCCTGTTCACCGGCGGGCTCGGGGCGCACTACGGCGCCGAGCGGCTCGGGTGCACCGTCGTCCCGGTCTCCGGCGGCATGACCGAGCGGCAGGTGCAGCTCATCGTCGACTTCCAGCCGCGGGTCATCATGGTGACGCCGAGCTACTTCCTCTCGATCCTCGACGAGATGGAGCGCCAGGGCGTCGACCCGAAGGGGACCTCGCTGCGGGTCGGGATCTTCGGCGCCGAGCCGTGGACCGAGTCGATGCGCCGCGAGGTCGAGGAGCGCACGGCCATGGACGCGGTCGACATCTACGGGCTGTCCGAGGTCATGGGGCCCGGTGTCGCGCAGGAGGCGGCGGCCACCAAGGACGGGCTGCACGTGTGGGAGGACCACTTCTACCCCGAGGTGGTCGACCCCCTGACGGGCGAGGTGCTGCCCGACGGGGAGCGCGGCGAGATCGTCTTCACGTCGTTGACCAAGCAGGCGATGCCGGTGCTGCGCTACCGCACGCGCGACCTCACCCGGCTGCTGCCCGGGACGGCGTACCCCGCCTTCCGCCGGATGGAGAAGGTCACCGGCCGCACCGACGACCTGATGATCGTGCGCGGCGTCAACGTCTTCCCCACCCAGGTGGAGGAGCTCGTCCTCGCCGAGGAGGGGCTGGCGCCGTACTTCCAGTGCGTCCTCACCCGTCCCGGCCGGCTCGACGAGCTGACCGTCCTCGTCGAGACCCTCGAGCCGGTGGGCGACGACGCGAGGGCCGCCGTCGCGGGCCGGCTCTCGGGGCGGGTCAAGGAGCGGATCGGCACGAGCGTCACGGTCGAGGTGCGCGACCCCGGCGGCATCGAGCGCAGCGTCGGCAAGGCGCGACGGATCGTCGACCAGCGCCCGCGGGGGTAG
- a CDS encoding serine protein kinase RIO yields MTSRSTRTTPDGVLADASDPSDASDPLSGVDPRFVTDWHEVDDVDDGQRFTTYWDVEPLSRGPQPPPDWLVVDRAAVDTDLGVLKTGKEADVFLLERAVPDGPGCVLAAKRYRSSEHRTFHRSAAYTEGRTVRRSRDARALQRGTSYGRAVAAGQWAFAEWDALVRLYEARVPVPYPVQVDGTEILMELVTGVDGDPAPRLAPARPGPELLAEYWHQLRDAMADLAAMGAAHGDLSPYNILATGERLVLIDLPQLVDIVANPAGQDFLLRDCRNVTSWFRSRGLDVDADELFGELVTQAWGASFR; encoded by the coding sequence ATGACCTCTCGCAGCACCCGCACGACCCCGGACGGCGTCCTCGCTGACGCGTCCGACCCGTCCGACGCGTCCGACCCCCTGAGCGGGGTCGACCCCCGCTTCGTCACCGACTGGCACGAGGTCGACGACGTCGACGACGGCCAGCGCTTCACGACGTACTGGGACGTCGAGCCGCTCTCGCGCGGCCCGCAGCCGCCCCCGGACTGGCTCGTCGTCGACCGCGCCGCCGTCGACACCGACCTCGGCGTGCTCAAGACGGGCAAGGAGGCCGACGTGTTCCTCCTCGAGCGGGCGGTGCCCGACGGCCCCGGCTGCGTGCTCGCCGCCAAGCGGTACCGCTCGAGCGAGCACCGCACCTTCCACCGCTCCGCCGCCTACACCGAGGGCCGCACCGTCCGGCGCTCGCGCGACGCCCGCGCGCTGCAGCGCGGGACGTCGTACGGGCGCGCGGTCGCGGCGGGGCAGTGGGCCTTCGCCGAGTGGGACGCGCTCGTGCGGCTGTACGAGGCGCGCGTCCCGGTGCCCTATCCCGTCCAGGTCGACGGGACCGAGATCCTCATGGAGCTCGTCACCGGTGTTGACGGCGACCCGGCGCCGCGGCTGGCCCCGGCGCGCCCCGGCCCGGAGCTGCTGGCCGAGTACTGGCACCAGCTGCGGGACGCGATGGCCGACCTCGCGGCGATGGGGGCCGCGCACGGCGACCTGTCGCCCTACAACATCCTCGCCACCGGGGAGCGGCTCGTCCTCATCGACCTGCCCCAGCTGGTCGACATCGTCGCCAACCCGGCCGGGCAGGACTTCCTGCTGCGTGACTGCCGCAACGTCACGTCGTGGTTCCGCTCGCGCGGGCTCGACGTCGACGCCGACGAGCTGTTCGGCGAGCTCGTCACGCAGGCGTGGGGGGCGTCGTTCCGGTGA
- a CDS encoding amino acid ABC transporter permease yields MTEATGDRPGAIDARAVRHPWRWVAIVVIAVLVAMVVSSFVTNQRWNWSVAFQVMNQNPVLDGLVKGTLLGTVGAMVVGIGLGVPIAVMRLSQNPVLRGVSFVFTWFFRAIPRYVLLIVIGTGLGFLYPQLTFGLPFGEQLAGFLGLSQDTFTVASVGTFSVTSSIWGGILGLGLSEAAYMAEIARAGIQSVDRGQTEAAQALGMSSGKAMRRVVLPQAMRVIVPPTGNETIAMVKDTSLLSAIPVSAELFNQTRAIGTRTLQIMPALAGATMWYLIICSVLMVGQYYLERRFGRGFGVSGPARPRRFARPGGSGGA; encoded by the coding sequence GTGACTGAGGCCACCGGTGACCGCCCGGGCGCCATCGACGCCCGGGCGGTCCGCCACCCGTGGCGGTGGGTGGCGATCGTCGTCATCGCGGTGCTCGTCGCGATGGTCGTCAGCTCGTTCGTCACCAACCAGCGGTGGAACTGGAGCGTGGCCTTCCAGGTCATGAACCAGAACCCCGTCCTCGACGGTCTGGTCAAGGGCACGCTGCTCGGCACCGTGGGGGCGATGGTCGTCGGCATCGGCCTGGGCGTGCCGATCGCCGTCATGCGGCTGTCGCAGAACCCGGTGCTGCGCGGGGTGTCGTTCGTCTTCACGTGGTTCTTCCGGGCGATCCCGCGCTACGTCCTGCTCATCGTCATCGGCACCGGGCTCGGGTTCCTCTACCCGCAGCTGACCTTCGGGCTGCCCTTCGGCGAGCAGCTGGCCGGCTTCCTCGGCCTCTCGCAGGACACCTTCACCGTCGCCAGCGTCGGGACCTTCTCGGTGACGAGCTCGATCTGGGGAGGCATCCTCGGGCTCGGCCTCTCGGAGGCCGCCTACATGGCCGAGATCGCCCGCGCCGGCATCCAGTCCGTCGACCGGGGCCAGACCGAGGCGGCCCAGGCGCTCGGGATGAGCTCGGGCAAGGCCATGCGCCGGGTCGTCCTGCCGCAGGCGATGCGGGTCATCGTCCCGCCGACCGGCAACGAGACGATCGCCATGGTCAAGGACACCTCGCTGCTCAGCGCGATCCCCGTGTCGGCCGAGCTGTTCAACCAGACCCGCGCCATCGGGACGCGGACGCTGCAGATCATGCCCGCGCTGGCCGGCGCGACGATGTGGTACCTCATCATCTGCTCGGTCCTCATGGTCGGGCAGTACTACCTCGAGCGGCGCTTCGGCCGCGGGTTCGGCGTGTCCGGCCCCGCGCGGCCGCGGCGCTTCGCCCGGCCCGGCGGGAGCGGTGGCGCATGA
- a CDS encoding 3-hydroxyacyl-CoA dehydrogenase NAD-binding domain-containing protein encodes MEAQGQVAVVGAGAMGAGIAQVAATAGHPVHLVDGRDGAARAAVDGIVRRLDDRVARGRTTREEADAVADRLHVVAAVTDLPECALVLEAVTEDLAVKQALLHEISDHQPSTTLLASNTSSLDVDRIADAVASPERVLGLHFFNPAPAMPLVEVVAGERTASAYVDFAADLVRAWGKTPVRCRSTPGFVVNRVARPFYGEAFRMLADGVAGSATLDAALRGAGFKLGPLELTDLIGQDVNLAVGTSVWEQTDRDPRYAPVPLQQDLVAQGRLGRKSGHGVFRYDAAGHAVDAQPDEARVAELVGGPLVTDPVARTLAMLVNEAVDLVDRGEASAEDVDLALRLGAGYPRGPIEWGRELGYDVVAQQLRELDAAFPGGRYRPSPALTREHA; translated from the coding sequence ATGGAGGCACAGGGGCAGGTGGCCGTCGTCGGGGCCGGGGCGATGGGCGCCGGCATCGCGCAGGTCGCCGCCACGGCCGGGCACCCGGTGCACCTCGTCGACGGGCGCGACGGCGCGGCGCGGGCCGCCGTCGACGGGATCGTCCGCCGGCTCGACGACCGCGTCGCCCGCGGCCGTACGACCCGCGAGGAGGCCGACGCCGTCGCCGACCGGCTGCACGTCGTGGCCGCCGTCACCGACCTGCCCGAGTGCGCCCTGGTCCTCGAGGCGGTCACCGAGGACCTCGCCGTCAAGCAGGCGCTGCTCCACGAGATCTCGGACCACCAGCCCAGCACCACGCTCCTGGCCAGCAACACCTCCAGCCTCGACGTCGACCGGATCGCCGACGCCGTCGCCTCCCCCGAACGCGTCCTGGGACTGCACTTCTTCAACCCCGCGCCGGCGATGCCGCTCGTCGAGGTCGTCGCCGGTGAGCGGACCGCGAGCGCGTACGTCGACTTCGCCGCCGACCTCGTGCGCGCCTGGGGCAAGACGCCGGTCCGCTGCCGCAGCACCCCCGGCTTCGTCGTCAACCGGGTCGCGCGGCCGTTCTACGGCGAGGCGTTCCGCATGCTCGCCGACGGCGTCGCCGGCTCGGCGACGCTGGACGCGGCGCTGCGCGGTGCCGGTTTCAAGCTCGGCCCGCTCGAGCTGACCGACCTCATCGGCCAGGACGTCAACCTCGCCGTCGGCACGAGCGTGTGGGAACAGACCGACCGCGACCCGCGCTACGCCCCGGTGCCGCTCCAGCAGGACCTCGTCGCGCAGGGGAGGCTGGGGCGCAAGAGCGGTCACGGCGTCTTCCGGTACGACGCCGCCGGGCACGCCGTCGACGCGCAGCCGGACGAGGCTCGCGTCGCCGAGCTGGTCGGCGGTCCGCTCGTCACCGACCCGGTCGCGCGCACCCTCGCCATGCTCGTCAACGAGGCGGTCGACCTCGTCGACCGCGGGGAGGCGAGCGCCGAGGACGTCGACCTCGCGCTGCGGCTCGGCGCGGGCTACCCGCGCGGCCCGATCGAGTGGGGACGCGAGCTCGGGTACGACGTCGTCGCGCAGCAGCTGCGCGAGCTCGACGCCGCCTTCCCGGGCGGTCGCTACCGTCCGAGCCCCGCACTGACCCGGGAGCACGCGTGA